A window of Micromonospora sp. WMMC415 genomic DNA:
CCACCCGCCCCGGCTCGACCCAGCGGGTGGTCGAGGTGGACGGCGCCCTGGTGGACCTGGTCCGCCGGGAGCTGCCCTGGCCGTCCGATCCCCGGCTCCGGGTCCGGGTCGGCGACGCCCGGGCGGTGCTCGCCGGCACCCGCGAGCGCAGCGTCGACGTGGTGGTCGCCGACGTGTTCGCCGGTGCCCGCACTCCGGCCCACCTGACCTCGGTGGAGTACGCGGCCGAGGTGGCCCGGGTGCTCCGGCCGGCCGGCTGGTACCTGGCCAACGTCGCCGACGGGCCGCCGCTGCGGCACGCCCGCCGTCAGGTCGCCACGGTCCGGTCGGTGCTGCCGAGCCTGGCGCTGGTCGGGGACGCGGCCGTGCTGCGGGGCCGCCGCTACGGCAACCTCGTGCTGCTCGCCGGCCGTGCCGACCCGCCGCTGCCGGAGCTGACCCGCCGGGTCGCCGGGGACTGGTTCCCCGGCCGGGTGGTGACCGGCGAGGAGCTGGACCGCTTCGCCGGCGGCGCTCCCGTCGTGCACGACGCCGACGCCACCGACTCGACGCCACCGCCGCCGGGAATTTTCTCGGTCCGCCGTTGATCCGTCCGGCCGCCGGATGCGTACCAACGGACGGCCAGCCCGTGGGGGGACGGCCGCAGTCATCTCCCGGAGGTCTGCATGCATGCGGTGGCGGCCGGCTGGCACGGTGACAGGGTGCGTCCGGGCTGGATGTCCGCGCGTTCCCAGTCCCGGCCGAGCGCGTCTGCACGCGGGGTCGACGCACGACAGGTCCCTCGCCAGAATGGGCCGGTGACGCCCCGACCCGCTCCCGGACGCCACCAGGCGGCGCCGTCCGCCGAGGCGAGCCACTCGGATCATCTGGTCCGGCTGCTCTACGCCGAGCACGCCGGCCCGTTGCTGGCCTTCGTCATGCGGCTGACCGGTGGGGACCGGCAGCGGGCGGAGGACATCGTCCAGGAGACCCTGCTGCGGGCGTGGCGCAACGCGCACCGGCTCGGCGCGCAGGGTCAGGGCTCGCTGCGCCCCTGGCTGGTGACCGTGGCGCGCCGCATCGCCATCGACGAGCACCGCAGCGAGCAGGCCCGGCCGGCCGAGACGTACGACCGGGACCTGACCGCGTTCGCCGAGGCGGACAGCACCGACCGGGTGCTGCGCACGATGACGGTGGCGGACGCGCTGCGTACGCTGAGTCAGTCGCACCGGGAGATCCTGGTCGCGACCTACTTCCGGGGCCGGACGGTCCCGGAGGCCGCCGAGGAGCTGGGCCTTCCGCTCGGCACGGCGAAGTCACGGGTCTACTACGCGCTGCGCGCGCTGCGCACGGCTCTGCAGGAACGGGGGGTGACGGAATGAGCCGGGCGGACCACATGGACGTCGCCGCGTACGCGCTCGGCGTGCTGGACGAGCACGACACCGAGCGGTTCGAGGAGCACCTCGCCACCTGCTGGGCCTGCGCGGCCGAGCTGGAGACGA
This region includes:
- a CDS encoding sigma-70 family RNA polymerase sigma factor, whose amino-acid sequence is MHAVAAGWHGDRVRPGWMSARSQSRPSASARGVDARQVPRQNGPVTPRPAPGRHQAAPSAEASHSDHLVRLLYAEHAGPLLAFVMRLTGGDRQRAEDIVQETLLRAWRNAHRLGAQGQGSLRPWLVTVARRIAIDEHRSEQARPAETYDRDLTAFAEADSTDRVLRTMTVADALRTLSQSHREILVATYFRGRTVPEAAEELGLPLGTAKSRVYYALRALRTALQERGVTE
- a CDS encoding spermidine synthase — protein: MGRKRATDRIVADVDTGRAELVPDPARAGSWTLLLDGAPQSHVDLADPTHLEFEYVRRLAAAIDLLAPAGTPLRVLHLGGGALTLARYVSTTRPGSTQRVVEVDGALVDLVRRELPWPSDPRLRVRVGDARAVLAGTRERSVDVVVADVFAGARTPAHLTSVEYAAEVARVLRPAGWYLANVADGPPLRHARRQVATVRSVLPSLALVGDAAVLRGRRYGNLVLLAGRADPPLPELTRRVAGDWFPGRVVTGEELDRFAGGAPVVHDADATDSTPPPPGIFSVRR